The window ACTCCTCCATATTTACTTGTTTCAGTCACCTCACAAAGACGGTAGTATGATTTTAACCAAGAATGGATAATTAAGCATAAGAATCATCGCCAAGAGATTTACACACTTTGCATTGTTGTCACAATTAAGGATTAACTCCACTTTGCGCTCCTGACCTTGTATCACTTTCTAATTTTGTACCctaaacttcaattttggaCACATTGCATCCTAAACACCAAATGTTAGATACTTGACACcctatactcttaatttttgtCTCATTTAAGTCCAAACAATGTTTTCATTCGCAAAATTAACGAGATAAAGGGCGATGAAAATTAATGATAATGTACAATTTTATTCCAACTACGATCCCTTAACTTTTTTTCACCATTTTTAGCACATTATCATTCATTTATATGGTATCAATTACTGATATTGTTAGCAAAATTAACGAAATAAAAGATGGTACAAAAAATTATTGATAATGTATTCTTTGATTTTTGCTATGATATTTGGTACCTTTTGAATACTTTCTACATATTATCATTAATTTTTTGGAGTCCTTTATGCCGTTAATTTTGTAAAAGTAGTTATTGACTGGATTGAAATAGTACAAATTTGAGAGTTTAGGGTGTAAAGTGTCTAAAATTAAAAGTTTAAGATAACAAAAGGTTCAgaattgaagtttaggatgcaaAGTGGAAAGCGATACAAGTTCGGGGGTGCAAAGCCGAGTTTGTCCCACAACGAATGAAGTGTATTTACATTGCTGACTGGATCTCAGCAATATATCTCTTGGCTTCTTCAAACATAAATCACAAGATGGAACAAAGCTGTCCAACTACGCTGATAAGCACCTGAATTCGTTTATACTCCCGTAGTTCTATTAATTGGGAGGCTATAAAAGGTCGTCAATTAGTGCTACTTGTATCTTTCAATAGATGGAGAAAGATCAGCAACAAAACAAGACATGATAACAAGAAATGACTGCTTAATGAAAGCTAAAACTCATAAGCATCAGACAAAATAGGGGACTTGTGTAGTTTGGATCTAGTTATTTGTCGCAAAAGTACCTGATCGCTTAATTATTACACATAAATGGATTATCTATACACACTTAGGGTTTATCCAGACCCTCCACAActtcaaggttttttttttcttaaatgttTTTGGAAAGTGAAGGGACGTTCTAACTACCAAATTAACCAGTCGCTTTCCTTGACGGCAATTCATTTGTAGAGCAGATTGAAGTAGGAGAGGCTAATTTAAGAGTGCAAACATTACTTTCCTTTTAAAATACTAAAATTAATGAACACTTAAGTATTCTTGTGGCAATTTTTAATCGACTTTTGCCCTGGAAATATTCATGAAAAATCTTACATGGACTATTCGGAATATGTTGTGGCAATCAAAGAAATCAGTGAAAGCAAAACACATGGACATTTTGTTGCTGTCCATTTAACAGGTTCGAAAACGCTAGATTAGGTATCAGTCGACGAGTTAGTTGAAGACAAAAACATGCAACTTCCATAGCTCTAAATTATCATTTTTTGACTTTGCTCTTTTCTTTATAATGGAGATCAGGTACATGTCccattcctctttttttttatttatttaattttttatattaacAAAATAAGAAGCCTAGCATCCCTCTCCCATGCATggaaattgcaaaaaaaaaaaaaaaaaaagtttatcgTTGTGTAGTTGCGAATTAACATGATAGTATGGTTCTAAACCATTAATTCAactttatcttttgttttagtgataatttcagaaatctcacaagggaggtttctaacaatttcactagcCTCCCTTAAGGTTTCGCAAAATTATACTGACCTTCCCTAACAGAATTGTGGATCAAATTGCTGACATTACATGAGAAGAAATTACTCATATACCCTAAGACACTATATCTTATTAGAAACTAATGTTTGATGATTGAGTAATTAGGGcactaattaatgaaaataactattaaaatttttttaatgatgAACAGTAACTTGTAGTTATAAAATAATACCAATTGATAGATCAAATGACACCAGTTTGTGATTGATATAACTtgaaaatgaccaaaaatcagTTGTACACAATTTGAGAAGAAGGACTCTagtagaagaaagaaaacatagGGCAAAAGAATGTTGTGCATAAGGAAATTTTCTCTAAAACTGTTATAGTTGTAAAGTTAGTTCACGGAAGTAAAAGAGAAAGGAAGGAGAAGAACggcaaaatttaaaatttttttttttcaaaatcataAGAATGATAGGAAATCTCATGTTATGAGAGATAAGTGTTCTAGTTTGCTAAATCTTCTGATCAtaagtgtaattttgttacttaTTTGTATTGTCTAATGAATCGAATGTGAACTTTTTTAAGTAGCAGAATGTGCGTGTTAATTGTTTCcaacttttaattgttttcacTCTTATACCAATACGACTTATACATATGCATAAAAGATACTTATGGAATAAAAGTTGAGTTAATCTTTCCTTATTTTTGACATATttatttcatctttttttttatactacAAAATCCATTCTTGAACAAATACTGAATTAGGGTTTATACTTTGTAAAAATTAAGTTAAAATGGATttataaaagagagagagagagagagagagagaggttaaAGAAGTCTAACCTGTCATCCCACTTTTGAGTTAATCAGTGGAGGAACTTGGTTGCAAATCCAGACTACAATAGAAAGAGAAGGAAGAGGCAGAAAAAGAGGTGAATTGCTAGTGATGATGAATGCCGTGGAATTTGCTCCTACTATCATGTTAGTTGAAAAAGATATTTatcattaaattattttatatttggtaaTAAATAATGGTTACAGGTTATAACAAGTTGCCAATTTTCATTAACGAGGTGGCGCAATATGGTGAGCTGTCAATGTAAAGTAGGTTTACACTGACAGTGATTAACTTATAAAATATGGTGAGCCGTCAATGATTAACTTATAAAggtttcatcttttttttttaaagtacttttttaatGATACTTTTTCTGACTTGGATTGATTTTGTTACCAAAACCTTAATCTCAAAGGAGGTTAGTATAATTTTGCAAATTTCAGGGAAGACTAGTAAAATTGTTGTAaatcttaggggaggtttctaaaattatccctttattttTGGATTTCCTTCTATTTGTCATACTCAATAGTTTTGCATTAAAAGAGTTTCATGCAtttctttttggaaaattcgttcaaaacgtccctcatattttgtaaaataacttttttcatcattcacttttaaaattgtaattttacgtcccttacaaattcatattggtTAAATTTGATTCCTACCTAGGTTTCAGACTAGTTTTTTTATTGGAATCTACTACGTGCTTTGCATGTGATCttttttaagagcaaaattatcgaatcaaattttatataatttgattcatagtccctcacatttcacaaaatgaattttttcatccttcacatttttcaaaatagatTTTTTTATCCCTATTGATCATGTGTgcgaataattttttttaaacacacacacacacacacacacacacacacacacatatatatatatatatatgtttgattCATCTAAACAATACGAATAGCACAttatatatctctatttgattttacctaactaataattttttttaaaattcatgtatatatctatttgattttacctgaacAATACGAATAACACAttatatatctctatttgatttcaccgagcgaaatcaaatagagatatatttatatgctattcgtactgttcaggtaaaatcaaatagatatatacatgaattttaaaaaaattattagttttcaCTCATAATTATTTCGTTATTCgaaattgaaaacaaagaagacatttaatcctaaacattatcgagtgtttatatcaaattaaatttggacagcTTTTTCTATGTTGGCTTATCATAGAAACCTAAGCTAATAGAGTCATTACCTTGAGAGCTCAATTTAAGTTGGAAAATACTTGCGTAATCTTGGTCTATGTGTATAAATGGAGATTTAATTGTCACTATAACGAAGAGCCCAAATAAGCCAATATTAGATGATACTAACGATGACTTTCAGCTGCTGTTAAGAATGTAGCAAACGTTAGCACTTGTTCCAATAATTGAACTCCAATAATTGAACATCTTTTCCATGAAAGTAGAAGTTTTTGGCATTATAGACTTGTTTGGAGTCTCCAAAGTGCTGATAGACATTTTACAATTTAAAATGGAGTATAATCCCATGAAACAAAATTCTATTTGACTAGGAATGAACATCCTTAACTCTGTGCGCATCTTTGTCGAATGAAAATTTCAAGCTCATAGCATCAATTTCCTATTCGACTTCGAAGATCGAAATAAATCTTTTCCCCTTCTACAGCTATTGCACTCTACTACACAAGAGCTTTTGCTTTACCCAGGCTAATATAAATTAACTTACATGAAACCTATTTTGCTAATAACCTAAAAGTACTAATTACATGTTTTAGCTCATCAATAATAGCACTTAGCGCCTTGAGGTTTTGAAAATTTCTCTTGTATCCCTTGTCAATATGACAAGACAAGAGGTCTCAATCAAAGCTGGTGAATTGACGCTATGACCCTGCTGAAATTAAGTAATTTTTTTGCTAGAAACGACTCTATAGGAATATTTGCACTTCAAAGAAGATCTAGTGGACGAAGAGTATGGTCTTTTGCATTTAGCTGTTACTTTGTAAATTTAATGATCTAATTTATACCTCCCATTTGAATTGATTGAGCATTTTTGTATATGTAGCGGCAATAACTTTGTCGTCGAGCTAGACTTTGAACCATTTGTTACATCAGTTCCCAAGCCAACTCTAACGAAGTCCGTCAGCATTGGAGCAAAGTTTCTTAACAAATATATTTCTGCCCCCATGTTCTATGACCAAGAGAATATGGTCCGTCTTCTTCTTGAGTTTCTTCAATCCCACCGCTATAAGAATAAGGTAAACTATCATCATTCAACTACATGGGCAATCTAATTACAATACAAAATGCTACAATCATATTCATTATGTCTCATTCTAAGCAGAATATCGATTTTCCTTGTGCTTAAATTGAATAATAAATAGTATTTGACATGAAAGCCAGTGAATTTTAATATTATTCTTGAAAATACCTATACATACATACTTCAtgttttaaatttgttttcgcTTTAGCATTCTTGTACAGACAATGATGCTCAATGATCGGATAAAGAACTTTACTGCTCTTCAAGGTGGCTCGTAAAAGGCTATAAAATATCTTACATAACTACCTCCGAAAACACCATATTCATAATTTGAAATCAAGTTAAAGAAATTGGATTGGAACATGGATGGGGTGATACTGCTGAATGTGTGTCGGAGATGGCCTCCTGCCTCATATGCTCTTGAGAAAATCAGGCCTCAAACAAAAATTGTAAACTGCTGCCTCTCTTTTCTTTATTACAATGACACCTCCTCTTATTTTGTCTTTTGCTTTTCagttttgttttcattttcatttcttctctGAAAATCATATAAAGGACAACATGAGGGTCTAAATCGAAGCAGAATATTATGTCTCCTGGGATATGCATTTTATATTCCTAATTCAACCCAAAGGGCCTGACAAAGTTACAGCAGATGTCATTCAAGTGGACGGTAGAGAGATTTTCAAAACTACGGGGATGCTAAGTGCTATTATGACAAATCACaaaggaggtttttgaaattatccttttttttttttttggttctttgaTTCACTTCACGTGCATAAATACACGCCAGCGATCACGACCGGATCCCCGTTCCCCTAGATTTTAGAAATTCTATGACAGCCCCCTAAAAATTTGTAACTGTTTGACATATATCTTTATAAAAATTAGGTTTTGCCCCCCAAGATTTTAAAAgtccttttttctccttttaaaATACCTAACGTTTCACTTATATCCTTGTGAATATTATACTTTGTTCtccaaattttttccaaaaatataaaaatgccCCTTAAATAAACGTCTTCATAAATATCGCTCTCCAAATCTCCAGACTCTAGTTTTGCCAGTGCTATCAAGTGCTcttttgttgttattgttttcttttcccattttttttttattctgatAGCAAGATATCAGGTATTTAAGAAGTAAAAAAGATAGAGTTGTTGTAATgtacaatatatatgtcatattttaaaaaatgtctTAACcatgtacatttttttttaaaaattttttgtttttttggaaaAACTATGCATGAACATGTCAATGATGCCCTATGTATCTGAACCACTAAAAATGCGGATTCTTGCACCACTAGCAACCAACCTTCATTCATGAGCTATAAAGGTACGTCAATCACTAGATAACAGTCATACAATTTACCTAAACTAAAACAATAGAGGTTGTTACTTTTCTGCAAAAGTATTGATTTGCCAGATTTTGGTAGTTTGCGGCATTCAGTTCTTCAaatatttgaatcaattaaCCATCaagtcatcaatgaagaaagtAAAAGTAGAAATGGATATTGCTATTAATCAAGAAAGCATAAGTAGAAATGGATATTGAATAGGTTACAATGGATACATTGAATCCAATACTGCCTAACGATTGAGGGTCTTTCCCTTTTTCATCTTCTAAACTCTCATTTTAattcacttttcttttcttccaatGGATTCTGCTAGGAAAGCTTGAAAaccaaaaacataaaagaaaagtaaagaaaagggTTACAAAGCATAGGGTACAATAAGTTAGGCCACCAAATTCTTGCATGAAATTATTACTCCTATAAAGTTATGGGCATTTGGGCCCTCCCCTCTTGGTCTTCCAGTTGTTGTAGCAAGGGCAAACTTGCTTGTTACCATATGTGCCAGGAGGGACACACAGGCATTTCGCACAACATTTCTGGCAGAAGAACATGCATGGTTTCTTGTAAGCTGTCTTGGAACATCTAGTATCGCATCGAGGTCCACATTCTGCATCATTGGATAAAATGtaatgaggaaaaaaaaaaaagattctaaTAGTTACCAAGGAAAAGAATACATTGGAATACATATGCATGTAGCcatataaaattttcaattcttaGGTCAAAAAGttgcttttgttttaatttctttagtttcttctttgcAAGTAGTTCTAGGAAATAAGGTCATGGATTTTGAGCTATATATGCATTACACTagattattttaattataaaaacaatcaaaatcAGTTTTCATG is drawn from Coffea arabica cultivar ET-39 chromosome 1c, Coffea Arabica ET-39 HiFi, whole genome shotgun sequence and contains these coding sequences:
- the LOC113740022 gene encoding protein GAST1-like, with amino-acid sequence MATKATFLLCLAFVLLILAQNQASSVGLSISQHQPKALNARQYGITEGSLRPQECGPRCDTRCSKTAYKKPCMFFCQKCCAKCLCVPPGTYGNKQVCPCYNNWKTKRGGPKCP